The Candidatus Eisenbacteria bacterium genome contains the following window.
GATGGGTTCCCCCTGCTCAAGTTCGAGCTGGGCGCCGGCCGCTTCTACACCTGGCAGGATGTCGAGAACAATGCCCGCGTCTGCGTCCTCGGCGAGAAGATCAAGGAGAAGCTCTTCGGCGAAGCGAACGCCGTGGGCGAGACCGTTCTCGTGGGCGACGAGGAGTTCCTGGTCGTGGGCGCGCTCCGGATGAAGGAGTTCAGCCAGCTCTTCGGCAACAGCGGACAGGAAGAACACCACGAGCGGATCTACACGCCGATCTCGACCGCGATGCACTACATCACGGGTTCGAGGAAGCTGGACTACTTCGCCGTGCGGCTCCGGGACGGGACGAACATCTCCGAAGCCTACGAGAAGATCCACCGGATCCTGCTGCGCGAGCATCGCATGATCGAGGACTTCCAGATCGAGAACCTTGCGCAGGAGATCGCCGAGGCGATCCAGGGGGTGGATCGCATCACCCGGACCTGGAGCATGATCCTCGGATCGATAGCCACGGTCTCGCTCCTGGTTGGAGGTATCGGACTCCTCTCTGTGCTCATGATCTCCGTGAGCGAGAGGATCCGGGAGATCGGCATTCGCAAGTCCGTCGGCGCCGAGGACCGGGCCGTGTTCCAGCAGTTTCTCGTCGAGTCGGTCACGATCAGCGCCGTGGGCGGCGTCATCGGCCTCCTGCTCGGCGCCGGACTCTGCAAGCTCATCACCATCGTGGCTGCCCGGGCGGGACAGGATTTCGTGATACCGGTCTCGCCGACGGGGACGATCCTCGGGATCTGCTTCGCGGTCTGCGTCGGCCTCCTC
Protein-coding sequences here:
- a CDS encoding FtsX-like permease family protein codes for the protein MDLLESIRSGLSDIWTHRLRSALTLVGIVVGVASVVAMFSFVSGIKARIMQDFERLGFDNVLFIANMRPHNPENLARLKASEGLTLDDTEVLRREVPEILYLCPVTERELVTRAGNEARRCDIFGATPDGFPLLKFELGAGRFYTWQDVENNARVCVLGEKIKEKLFGEANAVGETVLVGDEEFLVVGALRMKEFSQLFGNSGQEEHHERIYTPISTAMHYITGSRKLDYFAVRLRDGTNISEAYEKIHRILLREHRMIEDFQIENLAQEIAEAIQGVDRITRTWSMILGSIATVSLLVGGIGLLSVLMISVSERIREIGIRKSVGAEDRAVFQQFLVESVTISAVGGVIGLLLGAGLCKLITIVAARAGQDFVIPVSPTGTILGICFAVCVGLLFGLYPAFKASRLDPIEAISRNA